A genome region from Novipirellula galeiformis includes the following:
- a CDS encoding PAS domain-containing hybrid sensor histidine kinase/response regulator — protein sequence MPPNDSPLSAELQTVLNDAGTVFFAIDLHGIVRSFNPAAEQLIGWSAADVVGIETPLLWHDAEEIAARAVALSSELGRTVSPGIEVLVAKVRDQRNEKGEWTYICKNGNRLSVQLAVSTIRDADGAITGYLGTTHDLTDRFQAEEERDQFFKLTHDMLGIASTSGVFKRVNPAFSRTLGWTPEELLSRPFFDFIHPDDQAATMREVEKLGSGQPTLNFENRYQCKDGTYRWLEWTSIPQPDGTLFASARDITQLKQTVDALLESRQNLEITLNSIGDGVIATDANRRITRINPIAQRMTGWTRAEAIGRPIDQVFQIIHEDTREPALIPVDDVLATGTIHGLANHTALISRDGTEWAIADSAAPIWDEEGSIIGVVLVFHDVSNERDFERELQQLNADLECRVEKRTHELAQSERRHRDLLANLQGMAYRCRDDAHWTTEFVSDGCKELLGVEPAALTNMRQTYLELVHPDDRSNVIAFHADVVACHEREAKSRQPLQCEYRLVLSDGRVKWILDQARRIYRQDGAVDAIEGFGTDITELRQTQKELATTHAMYESLGRVSPVGIVLYDADGKCVDVNQRWCEVSGIPLDEARGDGWHAAIHPEDREQVVRDWGEVTRDGNSLRSEYRLRRPSGETVWVISQGVALHDSDGNVTGYIRVNTDVTEHKQTEQALRLLSTSIAKLRGSAFYEAVVLQLANLLDCEMAFIACPDPKEPGNFVTLAISKEGELQANFSYPIAGTPCGEVGDRNRCVIPSGAREAYPDDELLVDHEIEAYVGVPFINAQGQQIGNVGVMSRRALTNPGNVEAITQLFGLAVAAEMERMAVEQRFSDLFEFAPDAVVITNQEGIIVEANRQVETMFGWTCTELVGQPVEVLMPPELRAGHPHLRMGYIESASASLMGSERGDLFGARKDGTVFPVEISLGPMKTSDGPLVAASVRDVSERQRIVGELRTIANELQQANLIIEKDRGVLADRVAERTADLLTANAELVRASQAKSDFLSIVSHELRTPLNGIFGMNELLLKTELNEQQQRYVTACSSSAKVLTQLVNDILDLSKIEAGKLEIDPCECDLEAFVYDVAEVMSHTVQSKGLAMHCRVSPNACVSGLCDDTRLRQILVNLIGNAVKFTSAGSVTIRLERVAATDEATRLRFEVSDTGVGIPSDRLDRLFKVFSQVDNSTTRQFGGTGLGLSICKQLVELMGGEIGVESQEGVGTTFWFEFDLETTPRVAFQDHGRRLLTGTRILVIAEQDRVRDQLAEALQSWHCGFEHVSSLREALVIARDAEAAKTPFQVVLVDCSVIAESESVALQELSMFPGLHRIGFNFSPHPFSREQLRRLGVRHWLNEPIRPSDLFDRLVSVFSETESPNAPQQDHVTPSPQPMPALSGHVLVAEDNRINQLYVINLLKHFGCTSDLAANGEKALAAVIQKRYDLVLMDCQMPSMDGFSATREIRAREKNGDLAGRVPIVALTANALKEDRQRCLEAGMDDYLSKPIEPETLRETLEKFLG from the coding sequence ATGCCACCCAATGATTCCCCGCTGTCTGCGGAACTGCAAACCGTTTTGAACGATGCGGGCACGGTGTTTTTCGCTATCGATTTACACGGCATCGTTCGCAGTTTTAATCCTGCTGCGGAGCAATTGATCGGCTGGTCCGCGGCCGACGTGGTGGGGATCGAAACACCGCTGTTATGGCACGATGCCGAAGAAATTGCCGCCCGCGCGGTCGCCTTGTCCAGCGAACTCGGCCGCACGGTATCGCCTGGCATCGAGGTTTTGGTGGCCAAAGTCCGCGACCAGCGGAATGAAAAAGGAGAGTGGACCTACATTTGCAAAAACGGCAATCGCTTGTCGGTGCAACTCGCCGTTTCCACCATCCGCGATGCCGACGGTGCGATTACCGGCTATTTGGGCACCACTCATGATCTGACCGACCGTTTTCAGGCGGAGGAAGAACGCGACCAGTTCTTTAAACTCACCCACGACATGCTCGGCATCGCGAGCACGAGCGGCGTCTTCAAACGAGTCAATCCTGCGTTCAGCCGGACGCTAGGGTGGACCCCTGAGGAACTTTTGTCCCGACCGTTTTTCGATTTTATTCATCCCGATGACCAAGCCGCGACGATGCGCGAAGTCGAGAAGTTGGGCAGCGGGCAACCCACGCTGAACTTCGAAAATCGGTATCAATGCAAAGACGGTACTTATCGTTGGTTGGAATGGACTTCGATCCCGCAGCCGGATGGGACGCTGTTCGCCAGTGCACGTGACATTACGCAACTCAAACAGACGGTCGATGCTCTCCTAGAGAGCCGACAAAATCTTGAAATCACCCTGAACTCGATTGGCGACGGGGTGATCGCCACGGATGCCAACCGACGTATCACTCGGATCAATCCCATCGCCCAACGCATGACCGGTTGGACGCGTGCCGAAGCCATCGGGCGTCCCATTGACCAAGTCTTTCAGATTATTCATGAAGACACGCGCGAGCCGGCGCTCATCCCCGTCGATGATGTGCTGGCGACCGGAACCATTCATGGGCTGGCCAATCACACGGCGCTGATCTCACGCGATGGCACCGAATGGGCGATCGCCGACAGTGCGGCTCCGATTTGGGACGAAGAGGGTAGCATCATTGGCGTCGTGCTTGTCTTCCATGATGTCTCGAATGAACGTGATTTTGAGCGAGAACTCCAGCAGCTCAATGCCGACCTGGAATGCCGTGTTGAGAAACGGACCCACGAGCTTGCCCAAAGCGAGCGGCGTCATCGCGATCTGCTGGCGAATCTGCAAGGCATGGCTTACCGCTGTCGCGACGATGCCCATTGGACGACGGAATTCGTTAGCGACGGCTGCAAGGAGCTACTCGGTGTCGAACCTGCGGCGCTAACAAACATGCGACAAACCTATCTGGAACTCGTGCATCCCGATGATCGCTCCAATGTCATCGCATTTCATGCCGATGTCGTCGCTTGTCATGAACGAGAGGCAAAGAGCCGCCAGCCCCTTCAGTGTGAATATCGCTTGGTGCTTTCCGATGGTCGGGTGAAGTGGATTTTGGACCAGGCACGTCGAATCTACCGGCAAGATGGGGCGGTCGATGCGATCGAGGGGTTTGGTACTGATATTACGGAGTTGCGTCAGACCCAGAAAGAATTGGCGACCACCCACGCGATGTACGAATCGCTGGGGCGCGTGTCGCCCGTCGGGATCGTTTTATACGACGCGGATGGCAAGTGCGTGGATGTGAATCAACGCTGGTGTGAAGTTTCCGGAATCCCTTTGGATGAGGCGCGCGGGGATGGTTGGCATGCGGCGATTCATCCTGAAGATCGCGAACAAGTCGTGCGTGACTGGGGCGAGGTCACTCGTGATGGCAACAGCCTACGCTCGGAATATCGCCTGCGACGTCCCTCCGGCGAAACCGTATGGGTGATTAGCCAAGGGGTGGCGCTGCATGACTCCGATGGGAATGTCACCGGCTATATCCGAGTAAACACCGACGTCACCGAACATAAACAAACCGAGCAAGCGTTGCGTCTGCTCTCGACCAGCATCGCGAAGCTGCGAGGCTCGGCATTCTATGAAGCGGTCGTGCTGCAATTGGCCAATTTGCTCGACTGTGAGATGGCGTTCATTGCCTGTCCTGACCCCAAGGAGCCAGGCAATTTTGTGACGTTGGCGATTTCAAAGGAGGGAGAACTTCAGGCGAACTTTAGTTATCCGATCGCAGGAACGCCGTGCGGAGAGGTGGGCGATCGTAACCGTTGCGTGATTCCTAGCGGGGCGCGAGAAGCGTATCCGGACGACGAATTGCTCGTTGACCACGAAATCGAAGCTTACGTCGGCGTCCCCTTCATCAACGCCCAAGGACAACAAATCGGCAATGTGGGCGTGATGAGCCGACGGGCGTTGACGAACCCAGGCAATGTGGAAGCGATTACGCAGTTGTTTGGACTCGCGGTTGCGGCGGAGATGGAACGGATGGCCGTTGAACAGCGTTTTTCGGACCTTTTTGAGTTTGCACCGGATGCCGTTGTGATCACCAACCAAGAGGGCATCATCGTCGAAGCGAACCGACAAGTCGAAACGATGTTTGGTTGGACTTGCACCGAGTTGGTTGGGCAGCCGGTTGAAGTGTTGATGCCGCCGGAGTTACGCGCCGGACATCCTCATCTCCGCATGGGGTATATCGAATCCGCGTCCGCGAGTTTGATGGGCAGCGAGCGTGGCGATTTATTCGGGGCGCGAAAAGATGGCACCGTGTTTCCCGTCGAGATCAGCCTCGGCCCGATGAAGACGAGTGATGGCCCCTTGGTCGCCGCTTCGGTTCGCGACGTGTCCGAACGCCAAAGGATCGTCGGGGAGCTTCGGACGATTGCAAATGAATTGCAACAGGCCAATTTGATCATTGAAAAAGATCGTGGCGTATTGGCCGATCGCGTCGCCGAACGCACCGCAGACTTACTGACTGCGAACGCCGAGTTGGTCAGGGCCAGTCAAGCCAAAAGTGATTTCCTGTCGATCGTGAGCCACGAATTACGTACGCCACTCAACGGCATCTTCGGGATGAATGAACTGCTGCTGAAAACCGAGCTGAATGAGCAGCAGCAGCGGTATGTTACCGCTTGTAGTTCGAGCGCCAAAGTGTTGACGCAGCTGGTGAACGACATTCTCGATCTTTCTAAAATCGAAGCTGGCAAACTCGAGATTGATCCATGTGAATGCGACTTGGAAGCGTTCGTCTACGATGTTGCGGAGGTCATGTCGCATACGGTCCAGAGCAAAGGGCTGGCCATGCATTGTCGTGTCTCTCCGAATGCCTGTGTTTCCGGTCTCTGCGATGACACCCGGCTTCGCCAAATCTTGGTGAATTTGATCGGCAATGCGGTCAAGTTCACATCCGCTGGGAGTGTCACGATCCGCTTGGAACGGGTGGCGGCCACGGATGAAGCGACCCGTCTGCGGTTTGAGGTTTCGGACACCGGGGTGGGCATTCCGAGCGACCGACTCGATCGATTGTTTAAGGTGTTTTCTCAGGTCGACAATTCGACCACCCGTCAATTTGGTGGGACTGGCCTCGGATTGTCGATTTGCAAACAGTTGGTTGAATTGATGGGAGGGGAAATCGGTGTGGAGAGCCAAGAGGGAGTCGGCACGACTTTCTGGTTTGAGTTCGACCTCGAGACCACACCGCGTGTTGCGTTCCAGGATCACGGGCGACGGTTGCTGACAGGGACGCGAATCTTGGTGATTGCCGAGCAAGATCGAGTGCGAGACCAACTCGCCGAGGCACTGCAAAGTTGGCATTGCGGCTTCGAACATGTGTCGTCCCTCCGCGAAGCACTCGTTATCGCGCGAGATGCTGAGGCCGCTAAGACGCCTTTCCAAGTGGTCTTGGTGGATTGCAGCGTGATCGCAGAGTCCGAGAGCGTTGCACTTCAGGAATTGTCGATGTTTCCCGGGTTACATCGGATCGGATTCAATTTTTCGCCGCATCCGTTTTCGAGAGAGCAACTCCGCCGACTCGGGGTGCGACATTGGTTGAACGAGCCCATCCGGCCCAGCGACCTGTTCGATCGATTGGTTTCCGTGTTCTCGGAAACGGAGAGCCCGAACGCGCCGCAACAGGATCACGTCACGCCATCTCCGCAACCGATGCCCGCACTTTCGGGACACGTTCTGGTGGCCGAAGATAACCGCATCAATCAGCTGTACGTGATTAACCTGCTGAAGCATTTCGGCTGCACGAGCGACTTAGCGGCGAACGGTGAAAAGGCGTTGGCCGCCGTCATCCAGAAACGCTACGACCTCGTGCTGATGGATTGCCAAATGCCGAGCATGGATGGTTTTTCTGCCACGCGTGAGATCCGTGCGCGAGAAAAGAACGGAGATTTAGCCGGCCGAGTTCCCATCGTCGCGCTGACGGCCAATGCGCTCAAAGAGGATCGTCAAAGGTGTCTCGAAGCTGGCATGGACGATTACCTCAGCAAGCCGATCGAGCCCGAGACGTTGAGAGAAACCCTAGAGAAGTTTCTCGGTTAG
- a CDS encoding dienelactone hydrolase family protein: MRIKPVSNLDLTTPSGLMRTHLFRPDREGKFPGVVLFAEIYQMTAPIARTAAMIAGHGFMVAVPDVYHEFTQPSEAFAYDAAGTERGNALKTTKALASYDADARAVIDFFGNEPQCTGRIGSVGICLGGHLAFRAAMNAEVETGVCFYATDIHKRSLGKGMCDDSLDRIPEIQGEMMMIWGRQDPHVPNEGRRLIYDAMTAAGTQFTWHEFNGEHAFMRDEGHRYDPALANLLNGMMCQQFTSRLK, translated from the coding sequence ATGCGCATTAAACCCGTTTCAAATCTGGATTTGACAACGCCATCGGGATTGATGCGGACGCATCTGTTTCGCCCCGATCGTGAAGGCAAATTCCCCGGCGTGGTGTTGTTTGCCGAAATCTATCAAATGACCGCGCCGATCGCCCGCACCGCCGCGATGATCGCTGGCCACGGTTTCATGGTCGCGGTGCCGGACGTCTATCACGAATTCACGCAGCCGAGTGAAGCGTTTGCGTATGACGCGGCGGGCACCGAGCGTGGTAACGCACTGAAGACGACCAAGGCGTTAGCGAGTTACGACGCCGACGCACGCGCGGTCATTGATTTTTTTGGCAACGAACCACAGTGTACCGGTCGCATCGGCTCGGTCGGAATTTGTCTCGGCGGACATCTTGCCTTTCGCGCCGCAATGAATGCGGAGGTCGAGACCGGCGTTTGCTTCTACGCGACCGATATTCATAAACGCAGCCTGGGCAAAGGAATGTGCGACGATTCCTTGGATCGGATCCCCGAGATTCAGGGCGAGATGATGATGATTTGGGGACGCCAAGATCCTCACGTCCCCAATGAGGGGCGGCGTTTGATCTACGACGCCATGACCGCCGCGGGGACCCAATTCACTTGGCATGAATTCAACGGCGAACACGCGTTCATGCGTGACGAGGGGCATCGCTATGACCCCGCGCTGGCAAATCTGCTCAATGGCATGATGTGCCAACAATTCACCAGTCGCTTAAAGTAG
- a CDS encoding TonB-dependent receptor gives MAAERPNTERKALAVNLDARRYGSFAEIGAGQEVVRWFFRVGGAAGTIAKSMSAYDMSVSDAIYGHCDRYVCRQRLQDMLDREHALNLERLRESRGDTTAFFAFADTVSARNFHGTNECHGWMGIRFQAHPRDQDSQIILHVRMLDTENALQQEALGIVGVNLLYGAFFLNHEPDQLIESLLDNLSTRRIEIDMIEFSGIAFRHVDNRVMSLRLVQLGLSSAAMFSANGEVLQPSEVLYKKPILVERGSFRPLTNVNVDMMQAAHEKFRSEADVDADEVVSLAEITMRNLQTNGQIDLRDFLARVDLLAASGMTVLISDYFEYYRLAAYLARYTKKKIGITMGAASLVELFDEKYYTQLDGGILESFGRLFKNDLKLYIYPLLNRETGALTTVENLKVAQELRTLFQYLVDKGCIEQLEDYNPEHLSTFSREVLRLIQVGDPSWTEHVPAKVAEIIQQRGFFGCRRTATAKSIAVSPAAALPSAIAPLTVTPPLLTSLTVQ, from the coding sequence ATGGCAGCGGAACGACCGAACACAGAACGTAAGGCATTGGCCGTCAATCTCGACGCGCGTCGCTATGGTTCGTTTGCCGAAATTGGTGCCGGGCAAGAAGTGGTGCGTTGGTTCTTTCGTGTCGGCGGTGCGGCAGGCACGATCGCGAAGAGCATGTCGGCCTATGACATGTCCGTCAGCGATGCGATCTATGGCCATTGCGATCGCTACGTTTGCCGCCAACGTCTGCAAGACATGCTCGATCGTGAACACGCGTTGAACCTCGAACGTTTGCGAGAAAGCCGCGGGGACACGACCGCTTTCTTCGCGTTTGCCGATACCGTCTCGGCTCGTAATTTCCACGGGACCAATGAGTGCCATGGGTGGATGGGAATTCGTTTCCAGGCACACCCGCGCGATCAAGACAGTCAAATCATTCTTCACGTTCGCATGCTCGATACCGAGAACGCGTTACAGCAAGAAGCGCTTGGGATCGTGGGGGTCAATTTGTTGTACGGGGCTTTCTTTCTCAACCATGAACCCGATCAGTTGATTGAATCGTTGCTCGACAATCTGAGCACACGCCGCATCGAAATTGACATGATCGAGTTTTCAGGAATTGCATTCCGCCACGTCGACAACCGTGTGATGAGTCTACGCTTGGTGCAATTGGGGCTCAGCAGCGCGGCGATGTTCTCGGCCAACGGCGAAGTGTTGCAACCATCCGAAGTGCTCTATAAAAAACCAATCCTGGTCGAACGAGGCAGCTTCCGTCCGCTGACGAACGTCAACGTGGACATGATGCAAGCGGCTCACGAAAAATTCCGCTCCGAAGCCGACGTCGACGCGGACGAAGTGGTTTCGTTGGCTGAGATCACGATGCGGAATTTGCAGACCAATGGGCAGATCGATTTGCGTGACTTTTTGGCGAGAGTCGATTTGCTCGCCGCCAGCGGAATGACGGTATTGATCTCGGATTACTTCGAGTACTACCGCTTGGCCGCCTACTTGGCACGTTACACGAAGAAGAAAATCGGCATTACGATGGGGGCTGCGAGCCTCGTCGAATTGTTTGATGAGAAATATTACACCCAACTCGATGGCGGGATTCTCGAGTCCTTTGGACGCTTGTTCAAAAATGATTTGAAGTTGTACATCTATCCGCTGCTCAATCGCGAAACGGGCGCGTTGACGACGGTCGAGAACCTCAAGGTCGCCCAGGAATTACGCACCTTGTTTCAATACTTGGTGGACAAGGGATGCATCGAACAACTCGAGGATTACAATCCCGAACATCTGTCGACTTTCTCACGCGAAGTGCTCCGTTTGATTCAAGTGGGGGATCCCAGCTGGACCGAACACGTTCCCGCCAAGGTGGCCGAAATCATTCAACAGCGAGGCTTTTTCGGTTGTCGTCGCACGGCGACTGCGAAATCGATTGCGGTGTCGCCCGCCGCTGCGTTGCCCTCTGCGATCGCGCCGCTCACCGTCACGCCGCCCTTGTTGACATCCTTGACCGTTCAATAG
- a CDS encoding tetratricopeptide repeat protein, whose translation MGARIKKPVKKSVSNASEERGTKSSSTSPANRSPAATNPAAAMHPALARAITRIQKSDYHGAAELLRSAGRDTSVRNTLGVCLLRLGQVDEALSVFRQFVLLPGNVTERPDISNACKRNFATALLLKGSPSGALTVIQETREANHPMAVRIGQSIQRWEKSLSWLRRLDWKLNRIEPPHCQVPIDFEPGEFEFDVVQRQPHGASGNAFELAV comes from the coding sequence ATGGGTGCGCGCATCAAGAAGCCCGTCAAGAAATCCGTTTCCAACGCCAGCGAGGAGCGGGGTACAAAATCGTCGTCGACCTCCCCTGCAAACCGCTCTCCGGCTGCAACCAACCCTGCTGCCGCCATGCACCCCGCACTGGCGCGGGCGATCACTCGGATCCAGAAGTCCGACTATCACGGCGCCGCCGAGTTGCTGCGATCGGCCGGTCGTGACACCTCGGTTCGCAATACGTTAGGCGTCTGTTTGTTGCGGCTAGGCCAAGTGGACGAGGCCTTATCCGTGTTCCGCCAATTCGTGCTGTTGCCGGGCAACGTGACCGAACGCCCCGACATCAGCAATGCGTGCAAACGCAATTTTGCCACCGCACTGCTATTAAAAGGCTCCCCGAGCGGAGCGTTGACGGTAATCCAGGAGACGCGTGAGGCCAATCATCCGATGGCGGTGCGGATCGGCCAGTCGATCCAACGGTGGGAAAAGTCGTTGTCATGGCTACGGCGGCTCGATTGGAAGCTCAATCGGATCGAACCACCGCATTGCCAAGTGCCGATCGACTTTGAGCCGGGAGAGTTCGAATTCGACGTGGTGCAACGACAACCGCACGGCGCATCCGGCAACGCGTTCGAGCTTGCCGTCTAA
- a CDS encoding cation:proton antiporter — MRCPSPSDASTLRTARYPMREWVLFPPPMNNLDLSLHLFLQIAVILLFCRVVGLIAARLGQPQVVAEMIAGVALGPSLFGLWLPEWQQALFPWDASQTTRDSQSYLYPLSQLGLALYMFVVGMEFRVDIVRQHFRSSVAVSVAGMLVPFGLGAVLAWFFVRHTTMFMPQTGMIEAMLFLGASLCITAFPMLARIIHTKGLAGTRMGTVAIGAGAIDDAAAWCLLAVVLASFDSDFSLAYRSIAGGLAFVLIAAVVIRPLLNRLARFAIQKEGQLSDAGLVIALACMSLGAWFTDMIQLHAVFGAFVIGTVIPRGPISRQLIQRIEPLTVAILLPLFFTYSGLNTRIGVLDSVYLWSLCGVVLLVAVLGKGVACAVAAWQTGVPARESVGIGVLMNSRGLMELIIINIGLQRGLISEELFVVLVLMAIVTTLMASPIFDWLVPRSEPRPDPHSEPAAMQSEIPPVTT, encoded by the coding sequence GTGCGTTGTCCGTCGCCGAGTGATGCATCCACTTTGCGAACGGCTCGCTATCCGATGCGTGAATGGGTGCTTTTCCCGCCGCCGATGAACAACCTTGATTTAAGTCTGCATTTGTTTCTGCAAATTGCAGTGATTTTATTATTTTGTCGCGTCGTGGGTTTGATCGCCGCGCGGCTTGGCCAACCCCAGGTGGTCGCTGAGATGATCGCCGGGGTCGCCCTGGGACCGTCGTTGTTCGGGCTGTGGTTGCCCGAGTGGCAGCAGGCGTTGTTTCCTTGGGATGCCAGCCAAACAACGCGGGATTCGCAAAGCTATCTGTATCCGCTCTCGCAACTTGGCTTGGCGCTGTACATGTTTGTCGTCGGGATGGAGTTTCGCGTCGACATCGTTCGTCAGCACTTTCGCAGTTCCGTTGCCGTCTCGGTGGCCGGCATGTTGGTTCCCTTTGGATTGGGGGCGGTGCTTGCTTGGTTTTTCGTCCGTCACACGACGATGTTTATGCCGCAAACGGGCATGATCGAAGCGATGTTGTTTTTGGGTGCCTCGTTGTGCATCACCGCGTTCCCGATGCTCGCTCGAATCATTCACACCAAGGGACTTGCGGGGACCCGGATGGGAACCGTCGCGATCGGGGCAGGAGCGATTGACGATGCAGCGGCTTGGTGTTTGTTGGCGGTGGTATTGGCCAGCTTCGATAGCGACTTCTCATTGGCCTATCGCAGCATCGCGGGCGGGCTCGCCTTCGTATTGATTGCCGCCGTTGTGATCCGACCGCTGTTGAACCGGTTGGCTCGCTTCGCAATCCAAAAAGAAGGACAACTGAGTGACGCCGGGTTGGTGATCGCGCTGGCGTGCATGTCACTCGGTGCGTGGTTCACCGACATGATTCAATTGCATGCGGTGTTCGGCGCCTTTGTGATCGGCACGGTCATCCCGCGAGGCCCGATCAGCCGGCAATTGATTCAGCGAATCGAACCGTTGACGGTGGCCATTTTATTGCCGTTGTTTTTCACTTATTCAGGACTCAACACGCGGATCGGAGTGCTCGACAGCGTTTATTTGTGGAGTCTCTGTGGCGTGGTGTTGTTAGTTGCGGTGTTGGGAAAAGGAGTCGCGTGTGCAGTGGCAGCTTGGCAAACGGGCGTTCCCGCACGCGAATCGGTGGGGATTGGCGTCTTGATGAACTCGCGAGGATTGATGGAGTTGATCATCATCAACATCGGACTCCAACGTGGTCTGATCTCGGAAGAGTTATTTGTGGTGTTGGTTTTGATGGCGATCGTCACGACGTTGATGGCGTCGCCGATTTTCGATTGGTTGGTCCCCCGCTCCGAACCCCGCCCCGATCCCCACAGCGAACCCGCTGCGATGCAAAGCGAAATCCCCCCCGTGACAACCTAA